TCCATGCGCAGGTCATGGGCGAGGATGAGCGCCACCTCGACAGGGTGGTTGATGTAGGGCTCTCCGGAGCGTCGACGCTGGTCGCAGTGGTACTCCGCGGCAAACCGGTAGGCGCGGTCGACCTTCTCGCACCCCTCTGCGTCGAGATAGGCGGCGCAGGCGGACTGCAGCAGGCGGAAGTTGGCGGCGTCGGGCGTGGCCTTCTTCTTTGCCGGCCTCGCGTCCCCGACGGGCTGCGGCGCGACGGTCGGCGGCGTGCCCCCCTGCGCAGAGGCCGGCTGGGGCGCGCGGACCTCGTTGTCGCTCATGCTCATATCGCCCTCCCCTCCATTCCAATGATGATACCGAACTCGGGGGAGATGGGGTGCCTGACGCAGGCGAGAAGCTCGTCGGCCGGCGCCTCGAGCGCCCAGGCGCAGAACTCGTCGAAGGCCGAGCGCGCGCCGGCGCCCTCCAGGTAGCAGGCCGACTGCGTGAGCTCCATGTGGTCTGGGGACGGGGCCATGAGGACGCGGCGCGCGGGCCCCCACCCCGTGACGGAGCAGAAGCCCAGCTCGGAGAAGATGCTGAGGGCGGTGGCAACCGCGCGCCCGTCGACCGCCGCCGCCGAGGCGTCCTCGGTTGCGGCGGCTATCTGCGCGTCGTCGAGGGCGATGGGGCCGCCGTCGCGGAAGAGGCGAGCCAGGGCGCGATAGACGCGGACGAGGTCGTCACGCGAGGGCGCCGACGAGGAGAGGATGCGCCGGCCGAGCGCGGCGTCGTGCGGGCCGAAGAGGAGGTGCACGGTCGCGCCGGCCCCGTCGCGGCCCGCGCGACCGCTCATCTGGTTGAACTCCACTCGGCCGAGCGGCATGCCGTAGAGCACCACATGGCGAATGCCGGGGAGGTTCACACCCTCCCCGAAGGCGCTCGTCGAGACGATGCACGCGAGGTCGTCGCCACGGAACGCCCGCTCGACGCGGGAACGCGTCGAGCGCGGAAGCCCCGCGTGATAGAAGGCCGTTCGCGCGGCGAGCTCGGGAACGCGGTGACGCAGCGTCCTCACCAGCGAGACCGCGAGGTCGCGCGAGGGGACGTACACGACGCACTTCTCGCCCCGGGCAACGATGCTCACGAGCGCGGCCTCGCGGTCTCGCAGCGCGCGCCCGTCGTCGACGACGAGGTTCTCCCTGCCAGAGAGGTCGCAGACGACGTCTGCGCGATCGATCCCGGCGAGAGAGCAGATCCGCTCCGCCACCTCGGGCGCGGCGGTTGCCGTGACGGCGAGCGTCACCGGCTCCCCCAGCTCGGAGCGGACCGCCGGCAGCTCGAGGTAGGCCTCGCGCGTGCCCGGGGCGGCGAGTCCGGCGTGATGGGCCTCGTCGATGACGAGGAACGAGACGCGCCCGCCGACGGCGAAGTCCGCACGATGGATGGCGAGGAACTCCGGCGTGGTCAGCACGACGTCCGCCGTGCCGCCCGCGAGCGCGCCAAAGATGCGGGAGCGCTCGCCCTGCGGCGTCTCTCCCGTCAGGACCTCGACCGCGACGCCGGCACGGGAGAGCTGCTCGCGCAGGTGGAAGGCCTGGTCGGCGACAAGGGCCCGCAGCGGGTAGACGAACACGCTCGCGCGCCCGCGCGCGATGGCCTCGCGGGCGGCGTGGAGATGGAACACGAGCGACTTGCCCCGGCCCGTGGCCATGACGGCAAGACACGACCTCCCGGCTGCGAGCAGGTCGAGCGCTCGGGCCTGGGCGGGCAGCAGGGAGCGCTCGCCGATGAGCGCCCGACGGAGCTCGTCGGTGAGCTCGTCGTAGGGAAGGCGCGCGAGCTCGGAGCGGCGGTCCCGGGAGACGGGCAGGGGTGCGTCGGGCGCGTCGCCGCGCGCGGCGGGCTCCGGCGCCCCCTCGTCGCAGGGCTCACCGGTGTCGCGCAGCAGCAGGTCCTTGACCATGAGCTTGGGCTTGGTACGCCCCTGCCAGGTCTCGTTGACCGCCTCGAACACGACGTCGACCACGCCGTCCCAGGCACACGCGCGCTCGGCGTCCGGGGCGCGGAAGTAGATCGCGGGCACGCAGCTCACGCCGTCGGTGGCAACAAAGCGCAGGTGGGCGAGGTCGGCCCCCACGCAGGCCCGGTTGCGGGTGGTAACGCCGCGCACGGCGAGCAGCGGACGCTTGTTTCCCTGGCCAAACGGCTGGAGGCGCTCGAGGCCGTCGATCGTCTCGACGGTGAGCTCTGAGAGGGAGACCTCGGCAGTGACCTCCCCCACGTCCTCGAACTGCTCGGCGGGGAGCTCCGCGAGCACCGAGGCGAGGCGCTCCCTGAACTCCCCCAGGCGCGACGCCTCGCACGTGACGCCCACCGCCCCCGCATGGCCGCCGAATCGCACGAGCATGTCGGAGCACTGCTCCACGGCATGGAAGAGGTCGACCGACCCGACCGAGCGACCCGAGCCGCGAGCGACCCCGTCGCGGACGGAGAAGACGATCGAGGGAACGTGATAGCGGCTCACCAGCCGCGAGGCGACGATGCCCTTCACGCCCTCGTGCCAGCCCTCGCCGCCCACGACCACGGCGCGCCCGCCGTCGTAGGTGCGCCGCGCCTCGGCGAGCGCGGCGTCGGCGAGCGCGGCCTCGACCTCGCGACGCTCCGTGTTCACCGACTCGAGCCGCGCGGCGAGCACGGCGGCCTCGGCGGGGTCGTCGGTCAGCAGGAGCTCGAGCGCGACGTCGGTCGAGCCCATGCGCCCGGCGGCGTTGAGGCGCGGGATGATGGAGAAGGGCAGGTCGTCGGGACGCACGCTGGCGAGGTCGCACCCCGCCGTGGCGGCGAGCGCCACGAGACCGGGGCGCGTCGTGCGGCGCATGCGCTCCACCCCCTCGGCGACGAGCGCGCGGTTCTCGCCCGAGAGCAGCATCATGTCGGAGAGGGTGCCGAGCGCCGCGACGTCTACGTAGCGGCGCCAGAGGTCCTCGGCGCCCCGGCGGCGTCCCAGCTCGCAGACGAGCTTGAGGGCCACCCCGGCGCCGGCGAGCTCGCGGGACGGGCAGTCCGCGGAGAGCTTCGGGTCGGTCACCGGCACGTCCTCGGGGACGAGGTCGGCGGGCTCGTGGTGGTCGGTCACGACCACGTCGACGCCGAGCTCGCGCAGCCACGCCACCTCCCGCGCTGCGGCGATGCCGTTGTCCACGGTCACGACCAGGTCGGGCTCGCAAGCCTCGCGGACGCGGGCGAGCGCCTCCCGAGAGAGCCCGTAGCCCTCGCCGAAGCGATGCGGGATGAAGGGGTGGACCGTCGCCCCCATCTCGCGAAGCGCGAGCGTGAGCAGACAGGTGGAGGTCATGCCGTCGACGTCGAAGTCGCCAAAGACGGCGATGGTCTCCCCCGCCTCGATTGCGTGCTCGAGGCGGTCTGCCACCGCCCCCATGCCCGGGATCCGGAGCGGGTCGACCCAGGACGCGTCGAGCGAGGGGGCGAGAAACGCCCTCGCGTCGTCGGGGTCAGCGTGGCCGCGGGCCACCAGAACGCGCGCCACCAGGGGCGGGACCCCCAGCTCGCGGGCGAGGGCGCGCTCGGCGGCGGGGTCCGAGGGCAGCACCGTCCAGCGCCGGCTCTCGGCGAGGCCTCCCATGCTAGCGGCCCTCCCGGATCGTAATACGGATGGTCCGACTCCCGGCGCGCGGCACCGGGGCCAGGAATGGCTCTGTACTCATGTCGGTTCTCTCATGCCCGGGCGCCTCGCGCCCCGTCTGTTGATCACGCACGATTGTAGCAGAGGGACCGGACGCCTCGCCGGGAGCTACCAGTCGCAGGCGGCGGGCGAGGCCATCCAGTCGCTCACGAACGCCGCGTAGGTGCCGGCGAGCACTGCCTCGCGTGCGCGACGCATGAGGTCGAGCAGGTAGTGGATGTTATGCTGCGAGATGAGGATCCCGGCGAGCATCTCGTGCTGTCGGACAAGGTGGTGCAGATAGGCGCGCGAGAAGCCCTGCGAGCAGGCGGGGCAGGTGCACGCCTCGTCGATCGGGCGCGGGTCGTGCGCGAAGCGCGCGTGGCGGAAGTTGAGGCGCCCCTCGCTCGAGAAGGCCGATCCGGTGCGGGCCGTGCGCGTGGGCAGCACGCAGTCGAACATGTCCACGCCGCAGGCGACCGCGCGCACGAGCGTCGTGGGGTTGCCCACGCCCATGAGGTAGCGCGGCTTGGTGGCCGGCATGTGCTCGGAGACGAGCGGGGCGAGGGTCTCGAACATGGTCTCGTGGTCCTCCCCCACCGAGTATCCCCCGATGCCGTAGCCCGGGAAGTCGCCGCACCCCTCGAGGTGCGCCAGGCTGCGCAGCCGCAGGTCCAGATGCATGCCTCCCTGCACGATGCCAAAGAGGGCCTGGTCAGGACGGGTGTGTGCGGCATAGCAACGCTCCGCCCAGCGACTCGAGAGCTCCACGGAGCGAGCCACCTTGGCGCGCGGGGCAGGATACCCCACGCACTGGTCGAGCTGCATCACGATGTCGGCACCGAGCTTCTGGGCGATCTCCATGTTGTCCTCGGGCGTCCAGGAGATCCAGCGGCCGTCGTAGTCCACCGCCCGAAAGCGGACGCCGTCGTCGGAGAGCCTGCAGAACTCCTCGTGGGAGAAGACCTGGAATCCGCCCGAGTCGGTGAGGATCGGCCCGTCCCAGCGCATGAAGTCGTGCAGGCCCCCCATCTCTGCCACCAGGTCCGCCCCCGGGCGCATGGAGAGGTGATAGGTGTTGGCAAGCAGGATCTTGGTCCCCAGCTCGCGCAGGGTGGAGGGCATGAGGCCCTTGACGGTGGCCTTGGTGCCCACCGGCATGAAGATCGGCGTGGGGACGTCGCCGTGGGGGGTGTGCAGGACGCCGGCACGGGCGTGCGTCTCGGGGTCCTCGGCGAGGATGTCGTACTTGAACAGGCTGGTATCCACGGCTTCCTCCACTCGGCGACCGGCCGGTCGCAACGTGACGTGCCCATCCTACACAAAAGGACCCGGCGCCGCGCGACGCCGGGTCGAGCCATCGAGAAGTGATGTGATGACGCCGCTCGACTACTCGCCGAAGCCGGAGTCGATGAGGGCGACCAGGGCGTCGAGGGCGGCCTGCTCGTCCTCGCCGTCGCAGGCGATCTCGATCTGGGTGCCGGTGCCGAGGCCGGCGGCCAGGATCATCATGATGGACTTGGCGTTGACGGGAGCGGAGTCCTTGTCGACGTTCTTGATGGTGACGTTGCACTGGTACTTCTTGGCCTCGGTCACAAAGACGGACGCGGGGCGCGCGTGAAGGCCGGTGGCGTTGATGATCTTCGTCTGCTTAGAAACCATGCGTAGACTTCCTTTCCAGAATTCCCAACAACCGGGAGGACGTCATGCCTCCCCGTAAACGCCGTATATCGTAGCAAACATGTGAGATTTCGTCGGTGACGATGCCGCCAAGTATGCAAAGAGCGGGCTGAGCGGATTTATCGATGGGATGAGCGCGCGCTTGCTGCACAATAGGAAAGGTCGAGAAGAGCAGCCGAGAGGAGCCGCGATGCCGGACGAGAGGGACCAGAGGACCACCGAGGAGCCCGAGGCCGCCGAGAGCCGTCCCTCCGACGCCCTCGACGTTGCGCGAGGTGCGGCGTCGGGTGCGGCCGAGACCCTCAGGAGCGGCATCTCCGCCGTGCGCGACGTCCACGCGGCCGCCCGGCGCCACTCCTCGGCAAGGGGTCGGCTCAGGGAGCTCTCCGAGGCCCTCGAAGCCGACGAGGCGACGCTCGCACGGCGCGAGGAGGTCGAGCGCGACTACGACGCCATCGTCTCCGAGCAGGGCGCCATCGTCGCCGAGACCGAGGGGGAGATCGCGAGGCAGCAGGCCGCGGTGGAGCGGCTCGAGTCGGAGGCGGCATCGCTCGAGGAGCAGCTCGCCCGGCTGCGCGACGACCACGAGCGCGAGCTACGGCCCTACAAGAAGATCATGGAGGCCGCGCGCGGCCGCTCCGAGGAGGCCAACCGGACCGTCGGCGAGGCAAAGCGCGCCGTGAGGGGGGCGGAGAGCCAGGTCAAGGATGCCACCGAGCGCCGGGAGCAGTCCATCGCCTCCGCCAACCGCTCGGTGGACGCCTCCCAGTCCCGGCTGCGCAAGGTGCAGGACGAGCTGCGGCGGGCACAGGAGTCCCACGCCGACGCCTCGGCGATCCGCCAGCTGCAGGACGAGGTCACGACCGAGCTCGCCCACGTCGAGGCGGCGCGGGGCGAAGTGGGCGTGACCACGCGCGACGCCCAGGCGACGGTCGACGCCGCGCAGACCCACCTGTGGACGCAGAAGCAGTCCCTCGAGGAGGCCCAGCGCGAGGCAGACGACGCCAAGCGCGAGTACGACGAGCGCAAGGGGGACTACGACGAGCTCCTGGCAAAGGCGCAGGCCGAGGAGAAGAAGCTCGAGGACCGAGTCGAGGCGCTCCGCGAGAGCGCGAACGACGCCAAGGCGGCGCACGACGAGGCGGCCGAGCGCCATGACGCGGCACAGGCCCTGCTCGACGAGGCCGAGGACGTGCACGCGACGCCCGAGGAGACCATGCGCCTGCGCCAGAGCGTTGCCCAGCAGCAGATTGCCGTCTCCGAGCAGCAGGCCGTGGTGGACTCGCTCGCCGAGGGCGAGCGCAGTCTGCGCTCGCGGACCCGCGGCGTGCGCCTGGCGCTTCTCGCGGCCGTGGCGGGCGCGGTCGCCCTCGTCGTCATCGTCATCGTCATCGTGCTGGTGGCCACCGCCGGCTAGGTGCCCCTCGCGAGCCCTACTCGATCAGCATCGCGTCGCCGAAGGAGAGGAAGCGATAGCGCTCCTCCATGGCCTCGTGGTAGGCGGCCATGATCTGCTCGCGCGTGGCGAAGGCCGAGACGAGCATCATGAGCGTGGACCGCGGCACGTGGAAGTTCGTGATCATCGCGTCGACCACGTGGAAGTCGGAGCCGGGCATGAGGTAGAGGTTCGTCGTGGCGTTCTCGCGCGCCACGATGTCCCCGGAGCCGGCGGCGCCCTCGAAGCGGCGTGCCGCCACGGGCGGCACACTCGGCGCGGCCCCCTCCTCCCAAGCGCTCTCGAGCGAGCGCACCGAGGTCGTCCCCACCGCGATCACGCGGCGGCCCGCCGCCTTGGTGGCGTGCACGGCGTCGACGACCTCCTGTGGGACGTGATAGCGCTCGGTGTGCATGACGTGCTGCGTAGGATCGTCCTCGGTGACCAGGCGGAAGGTGTCGATTCCCACCTCGAGCTCGACCGTGGCCCATTCCACGCCCTTCTCGCGAATCCGCTCGATGAGCTCGGGGGTGAAGTGGAGGCCCGCCGTGGGGGCGGCGGCCGAGTGCTCCTCGCTCATGGCGTAGACGGTCTGGTACTTCTCGGGGTCGCCCTCGTAGCTGGTGATGTAGGGCGGCAGCGGCACGTGGCCGGCCAGATGTATCGCCTCGTCGAGCGTGCGCGGCGAGCCGTCGCCCCTCTCGCCCACCGGCGAGAAGCGCACGAGCCGCCCTCCCTTGCTGCCGTCCACGAAGTCGACGATCTCCCCGACGAGCACGACCGGCGCCGACTCCGGCGCGTGCAGGCCACCGGCGCGGTACTCGATCGCGGTCCCCGGCTGGCGCAGCCGCTTGCCGGGATTGACGAGGCACTCCCAGACGCCTCCGAGGGGGTCGACGTCCTCGCGGCGCCTGAGCAGGAGCGTCTCGCAGACGCCGCCCGTGCCGCGCTTGCGGCCGACGAGGCGCGCCGGCATGACGCGCGTGCGGTTGGCGACGAGCAGGTCTCCGGGCTCGAGGTAGTCGATGACGTCCGTGAAGCGACGGTGCTCCACCGAGCCGTCCTCGCGACGCAGGACGAGCAGCCGGCATGAGTCGCGCGGCTCGGCCGGGGCCTGGGCTATCAGCTCGTCGGGCAGCGGGTAGTCAAAGTCATCGGTGCGCATGGGTCCTCCTCAGGTTCTCCAGCGCCCTACGATAGCACGTGCCGCGTGCCCGGCGCCCCTCTCGCCCGCCTAGTGCCACATGCCCTTGCGCTTGAAGACCCATGCGGCGACCAGACAGCACGCCGCCGCGAGAAGCAGGGGGAACGCCCAGTTGTCGAGCAGCGGCACGCCCTCGAAGGGGAGTCCGACGTTCATGCCGTAGAAGCCGAAGACGATGTTGGGGATCGCCATGACGATCGTGATGACCGAGAGCACCTTCATCACGATGTTGAGGTTGTTGGAGATGATGCTCGCGAACGCGTCCATCGTGCCCGAGAGGGTGCCGGAGTAGATGTTGGCCATCTCGATGGCCTGCCGCACCTCGACGAGCACGTCCTCGAGCAGGTCCTGGTCGTCCTCGTAGAGCGGGATGATGCGGCCCTGCGCGATCTTGTTGAGCGTCACCTCGTCGGACTTGAGCGAGGTGGAGAAGTACACGAGCGACTTCTCCAGGTTGAGCATCTGGATGAGCTCCTCGTTGCGCACGGAGGCATGGAGGCGCGCCTCGGTGTTTGAGGAGAGACGGTCAATGCGCCGCAGGTAGACGAGGTAGAGTTGGGAGATGTGCAGCAGCATCTGCAGCAGGAAGCGCGTGCGCAGGCGCGTGTCCACGTTTCGGACGCGGCCGGACGCCATGTCGTTCACGACCTCGTTGTCGAGCAGGCTGATCGTGACGAAGAGGCCGCGCTCGGGAAGGAAGACCATCGAGAGCGGCATGGTGTCGTACTGGAGCGGGCTCTGCGGCCTCACGCCCGCACCGTCCTCGCCGACGACCGGGTAGTCCACGATGACGAAGATCTGGTGCGCATCCTCGTCGTAGTCGATGCGGGAGGTCTCCTCGTCGTCGAGGGCGGAGCTGACGAACTCCGGCAGCACGCCGAGTCCCTCCTCGAGCCAGGCGCGCTCCTCCTCCGTGGGCGCCACGACGTTGACCCAGCAGCCCGGACAGGGCTCCCCGATCTTCTCGATGGCTCCGTTCTCGCCAGTCAGCAGGCACTGGATCATGTCATCACCGTCCTTTTGTCTCGGGACCAAACCGCTCACCACGATAGAGCAGACGCGGCGCGCGGCACAGGGAGGAGCGGGGACCTGTCAAAACCCTTACACCTGAGAGAAGCCTGAACGCGAGGCCGCCTTGGCCGCCTTGCGCGCGTCGCGGGCCTCGTGGCGCTCGATGGCCGCCTCGGCGGCAGAGAAGCGGCAGCCGCAGTAGCTCTGACGGTACATGCCCATTTCGCGGGACTCGCGCGTGGCCTCGGGGTAGTACGGGCGAAAGTCACGCCAGACGGGGATGAGGCCGTGGGCTGCGGCCATGGCGCGGAGGATCTCCCCGCAGGCGTCGAAGAGCTGGTAGGGCGAGACGACGAGCGTCGTGGAGACGTGCTCGAAGCCATGCTCGCGCGCCGTGCGGCACGCCTCGGAAAGCCGCAGGGCGTAGCAGGCGCGACACCGACGCTCGCGGTCAAAGCCCGCAGGCGCGGCCGTGCGCTCCCACACCGCGCGACCGTCGCCCGCCACGATCACGTCGACGTGCGCGACCTCCTCGGCCCACGCCCGCAGCGTGTCCAGCCGTCGCCGCCACTCCGAGACGGGTTGGATGTTGGGGTTCGT
Above is a genomic segment from Olsenella timonensis containing:
- a CDS encoding HPr family phosphocarrier protein, which codes for MVSKQTKIINATGLHARPASVFVTEAKKYQCNVTIKNVDKDSAPVNAKSIMMILAAGLGTGTQIEIACDGEDEQAALDALVALIDSGFGE
- the recJ gene encoding single-stranded-DNA-specific exonuclease RecJ, whose translation is MGGLAESRRWTVLPSDPAAERALARELGVPPLVARVLVARGHADPDDARAFLAPSLDASWVDPLRIPGMGAVADRLEHAIEAGETIAVFGDFDVDGMTSTCLLTLALREMGATVHPFIPHRFGEGYGLSREALARVREACEPDLVVTVDNGIAAAREVAWLRELGVDVVVTDHHEPADLVPEDVPVTDPKLSADCPSRELAGAGVALKLVCELGRRRGAEDLWRRYVDVAALGTLSDMMLLSGENRALVAEGVERMRRTTRPGLVALAATAGCDLASVRPDDLPFSIIPRLNAAGRMGSTDVALELLLTDDPAEAAVLAARLESVNTERREVEAALADAALAEARRTYDGGRAVVVGGEGWHEGVKGIVASRLVSRYHVPSIVFSVRDGVARGSGRSVGSVDLFHAVEQCSDMLVRFGGHAGAVGVTCEASRLGEFRERLASVLAELPAEQFEDVGEVTAEVSLSELTVETIDGLERLQPFGQGNKRPLLAVRGVTTRNRACVGADLAHLRFVATDGVSCVPAIYFRAPDAERACAWDGVVDVVFEAVNETWQGRTKPKLMVKDLLLRDTGEPCDEGAPEPAARGDAPDAPLPVSRDRRSELARLPYDELTDELRRALIGERSLLPAQARALDLLAAGRSCLAVMATGRGKSLVFHLHAAREAIARGRASVFVYPLRALVADQAFHLREQLSRAGVAVEVLTGETPQGERSRIFGALAGGTADVVLTTPEFLAIHRADFAVGGRVSFLVIDEAHHAGLAAPGTREAYLELPAVRSELGEPVTLAVTATAAPEVAERICSLAGIDRADVVCDLSGRENLVVDDGRALRDREAALVSIVARGEKCVVYVPSRDLAVSLVRTLRHRVPELAARTAFYHAGLPRSTRSRVERAFRGDDLACIVSTSAFGEGVNLPGIRHVVLYGMPLGRVEFNQMSGRAGRDGAGATVHLLFGPHDAALGRRILSSSAPSRDDLVRVYRALARLFRDGGPIALDDAQIAAATEDASAAAVDGRAVATALSIFSELGFCSVTGWGPARRVLMAPSPDHMELTQSACYLEGAGARSAFDEFCAWALEAPADELLACVRHPISPEFGIIIGMEGRAI
- the queA gene encoding tRNA preQ1(34) S-adenosylmethionine ribosyltransferase-isomerase QueA — protein: MRTDDFDYPLPDELIAQAPAEPRDSCRLLVLRREDGSVEHRRFTDVIDYLEPGDLLVANRTRVMPARLVGRKRGTGGVCETLLLRRREDVDPLGGVWECLVNPGKRLRQPGTAIEYRAGGLHAPESAPVVLVGEIVDFVDGSKGGRLVRFSPVGERGDGSPRTLDEAIHLAGHVPLPPYITSYEGDPEKYQTVYAMSEEHSAAAPTAGLHFTPELIERIREKGVEWATVELEVGIDTFRLVTEDDPTQHVMHTERYHVPQEVVDAVHATKAAGRRVIAVGTTSVRSLESAWEEGAAPSVPPVAARRFEGAAGSGDIVARENATTNLYLMPGSDFHVVDAMITNFHVPRSTLMMLVSAFATREQIMAAYHEAMEERYRFLSFGDAMLIE
- a CDS encoding magnesium transporter CorA family protein codes for the protein MIQCLLTGENGAIEKIGEPCPGCWVNVVAPTEEERAWLEEGLGVLPEFVSSALDDEETSRIDYDEDAHQIFVIVDYPVVGEDGAGVRPQSPLQYDTMPLSMVFLPERGLFVTISLLDNEVVNDMASGRVRNVDTRLRTRFLLQMLLHISQLYLVYLRRIDRLSSNTEARLHASVRNEELIQMLNLEKSLVYFSTSLKSDEVTLNKIAQGRIIPLYEDDQDLLEDVLVEVRQAIEMANIYSGTLSGTMDAFASIISNNLNIVMKVLSVITIVMAIPNIVFGFYGMNVGLPFEGVPLLDNWAFPLLLAAACCLVAAWVFKRKGMWH
- the tgt gene encoding tRNA guanosine(34) transglycosylase Tgt, encoding MDTSLFKYDILAEDPETHARAGVLHTPHGDVPTPIFMPVGTKATVKGLMPSTLRELGTKILLANTYHLSMRPGADLVAEMGGLHDFMRWDGPILTDSGGFQVFSHEEFCRLSDDGVRFRAVDYDGRWISWTPEDNMEIAQKLGADIVMQLDQCVGYPAPRAKVARSVELSSRWAERCYAAHTRPDQALFGIVQGGMHLDLRLRSLAHLEGCGDFPGYGIGGYSVGEDHETMFETLAPLVSEHMPATKPRYLMGVGNPTTLVRAVACGVDMFDCVLPTRTARTGSAFSSEGRLNFRHARFAHDPRPIDEACTCPACSQGFSRAYLHHLVRQHEMLAGILISQHNIHYLLDLMRRAREAVLAGTYAAFVSDWMASPAACDW
- a CDS encoding epoxyqueuosine reductase QueH, with amino-acid sequence MTPLLLHACCGPCSLEPVRLLRAEGFEPTICWTNPNIQPVSEWRRRLDTLRAWAEEVAHVDVIVAGDGRAVWERTAAPAGFDRERRCRACYALRLSEACRTAREHGFEHVSTTLVVSPYQLFDACGEILRAMAAAHGLIPVWRDFRPYYPEATRESREMGMYRQSYCGCRFSAAEAAIERHEARDARKAAKAASRSGFSQV